The proteins below come from a single Aegilops tauschii subsp. strangulata cultivar AL8/78 chromosome 6, Aet v6.0, whole genome shotgun sequence genomic window:
- the LOC120966190 gene encoding uncharacterized protein has product MPTPAPHLVDEILEEIFLRLPTPAELARASTASPRFRRIITDRSFLRRHRKLYPPPLLGLVHQDGGFQPAEAPQASAPLARALADAADFTYSFVPVRPCAARASPGKSATAASSLRTADFWRPSKTWRCVIPCHGATCCSRPYRRTSLSRKSTHLIWCPSLLPLAMMKMRCRSRMNSLCFRCLFLGHASGAFEEKWRMGKMVPQTLLEHLFYLRGISHPVPRVGMRQI; this is encoded by the exons ATGCCCACGCCGGCGCCGCACCTCGTCGACGAGATCCTGGAGGAGATCTTCCTCCGCCTGCCCACCCCGGCCGAGCTCGCCCGCGCCTCAACCGCCAGCCCCCGTTTCCGCCGCATCATCACCGACCGCTCCTTCCTCCGCCGCCACCGCAAACTCTACCCACCTCCTCTCCTAGGCCTCGTACACCAGGATGGCGGCTTCCAGCCAGCCGAGGCGCCCCAGGCCTCCGCCCCGCTCGCTCGCGCCCTCGCCGACGCCGCTGATTTCACCTACTCCTTCGTCCCCGTGCGGCCGTGCGCAGCAAGGGCATCCCCTGGCAAGTCCGCGACGGCCGCGTCCTCCTTGAGGACTGCCGATTTTTGGAGACCCTCAAAGACATGGCGGTGTGTGATCCCTTGTCACGGCGCTACGTGCTGCTCCCGCCCATACCGACGGACCTCGCTGTCCAGGAAGAGCACCCACTTGATATGGTGCCCATCCTTGCTCCCATTGGCGATGATGAAGATGAGATGTCGTTCAAG GATGAACTCGCTTTGCTTTCGGTGTCTCTTTTTGGGCCATGCATCTGGAGCCTTTGAGGAGAAATGGAGGATGGGCAAGATGGTGCCGCAAACACTACTTGAGCATTTGTTTTACTTACGAGGAATCAGCCATCCTGTACCTCGTGTCGGTATGAGGCAAATTTAA